The candidate division WOR-3 bacterium genome window below encodes:
- a CDS encoding 2-hydroxyacyl-CoA dehydratase, with amino-acid sequence MRSPKSECRMSNVGYSDPQPARVGFDEWMDLFDRVPDELIERYHYYGNGEAWSKYLFPPQTFAIYGTRHLRRLKFDNSLAALRMWGFVQNETERLFRARQTGRRVIATMGDLGAVPVIVNSFPNSVAFYPDCIWWTPFAMESRVLFDAAAELGVGDATCFSRAALGAFSKHSYFPNPDLVIASTGASCDDYSGVEQLVESFASDMLWVEEPMRCDARPTGPLEELLVKEYERVVERLEKLTDHSITEDELREGVRRANRVRRLVARLRELSFRDAALAALEMMVVEFGNLHYYSDMEEWTEVLEHLLATAERRLASGQRVLPEDALRLVWVTPPADPLLLTYVEDAGARVVGTEYVINQALEVMDEARPPLQAIAGSFLAASLIGTSRQRAASVIRQARERQAEGVIISGILGGSHCAMEARLISDFVKQELDLPVLEFDVAPPSNEIGLQLQTRIEAFLEVLRSRR; translated from the coding sequence ATGCGAAGTCCGAAGTCCGAATGTCGAATGTCGAATGTCGGGTACAGCGACCCGCAGCCGGCGCGGGTCGGGTTCGATGAGTGGATGGACTTGTTCGACCGCGTGCCGGACGAGCTGATTGAACGCTACCACTACTATGGCAACGGCGAGGCCTGGTCCAAGTACCTGTTCCCTCCCCAGACATTCGCCATCTATGGTACGCGTCACCTGCGCCGTCTCAAGTTCGACAACTCCCTGGCGGCCCTGCGGATGTGGGGGTTTGTGCAGAATGAGACCGAGCGGTTGTTCCGCGCCCGGCAGACCGGGCGGCGGGTCATCGCGACGATGGGCGACCTTGGCGCAGTGCCGGTGATAGTCAATTCGTTTCCAAACTCGGTGGCGTTCTACCCCGACTGCATCTGGTGGACTCCGTTCGCGATGGAGAGCCGCGTGCTCTTTGATGCTGCCGCCGAACTGGGCGTCGGCGATGCAACCTGCTTCTCGCGTGCCGCCCTGGGCGCGTTCTCCAAGCACTCGTACTTCCCCAATCCAGACCTGGTCATTGCCTCTACCGGCGCGTCCTGCGACGACTACTCCGGGGTCGAGCAATTGGTGGAGTCATTCGCGTCCGACATGCTGTGGGTCGAGGAGCCGATGCGCTGCGACGCAAGGCCCACGGGACCGCTGGAAGAGTTGCTGGTGAAGGAGTACGAGCGTGTCGTCGAGCGGTTGGAGAAGCTCACGGATCACTCGATCACTGAGGACGAACTGCGCGAAGGCGTGCGGCGGGCGAACCGAGTGAGGAGACTGGTCGCGAGGCTGCGCGAGTTATCGTTCCGGGACGCGGCGCTGGCTGCTCTTGAGATGATGGTTGTCGAGTTTGGCAATCTGCACTACTACTCGGATATGGAGGAGTGGACGGAGGTGCTGGAGCACCTGCTGGCCACGGCCGAGCGCCGCTTGGCAAGTGGGCAGAGGGTGCTTCCTGAGGATGCGCTTCGGTTGGTCTGGGTCACGCCGCCGGCCGACCCGCTGCTACTCACCTACGTCGAAGACGCGGGGGCGCGCGTCGTCGGCACCGAGTACGTCATCAATCAGGCGCTCGAAGTGATGGACGAAGCGAGGCCGCCACTCCAGGCGATTGCCGGGTCGTTCCTGGCCGCTTCGCTGATCGGCACCTCGCGGCAGCGGGCCGCGTCGGTGATACGGCAGGCGCGGGAGCGACAGGCCGAAGGTGTGATCATCTCCGGTATCCTTGGCGGCTCGCACTGTGCGATGGAAGCGCGGCTGATATCCGACTTCGTGAAGCAGGAACTCGATCTGCCGGTACTGGAGTTCGACGTCGCGCCGCCCTCAAACGAGATTGGGCTGCAGCTGCAAACCCGGATCGAGGCTTTCCTCGAAGTGCTGAGGAGCCGCCGCTGA
- a CDS encoding cobalamin-binding protein, producing MAEKDLFARLADAVTTMKPELVAELARKVLEQGLSPQDAMTQGLAAGMRRMGEKFAAKECFVPEVLLASKAMYAGFDILSKAASYKPQATKGKVILGVVQGDIHDIGKNIVKVMVQAAGFEVVDLGRNVPLPEFVKAAENGAAVLGVSSLMTTTMPRMGKVVEALDKVGLRPGVKVIVGGAPVTAQFAGNIGADAFAPDAHTAVLEIERLAGQASR from the coding sequence ATGGCTGAGAAAGATCTCTTCGCCCGACTGGCTGATGCCGTCACTACGATGAAGCCGGAACTGGTGGCCGAGCTGGCGCGCAAGGTGCTTGAGCAGGGTTTGTCGCCGCAGGACGCAATGACGCAAGGCCTTGCCGCCGGCATGCGCCGGATGGGGGAGAAGTTCGCGGCCAAGGAGTGCTTCGTCCCGGAGGTGCTGCTCGCCTCCAAGGCGATGTACGCCGGGTTCGACATACTGTCGAAGGCCGCAAGCTACAAGCCGCAGGCTACAAAGGGCAAGGTCATTCTGGGCGTGGTGCAGGGCGATATCCACGACATCGGCAAGAACATAGTGAAGGTGATGGTTCAGGCGGCCGGATTCGAGGTTGTCGACCTCGGCCGAAATGTCCCGCTGCCGGAGTTCGTCAAGGCGGCTGAGAACGGTGCCGCAGTGCTCGGCGTTTCGTCGCTGATGACCACCACCATGCCAAGGATGGGCAAGGTGGTCGAAGCGCTGGACAAGGTAGGACTGCGCCCCGGCGTGAAGGTGATCGTCGGGGGTGCGCCGGTCACTGCGCAGTTTGCCGGTAACATCGGCGCGGACGCGTTCGCACCCGACGCGCACACAGCGGTGCTGGAGATAGAGCGGCTGGCAGGGCAGGCCAGCAGGTAG
- a CDS encoding DUF4445 domain-containing protein: MEVGLRVTIAPHGGQNLRELLLGAGVRLPSDCGGAGTCGKCRAQVLDVGGWSSVLACQYAPALPVSVKVARDVPVVRGRGVRRTGNSASLRLAVDIGTTTISLAAVDVERRRIAARREELNPQIVFGADVMSRIAAGAKLSRTPLTPVLHRFIDDAGIPRERPIIAVGNTAMAHFLMGKSAATLGEFPYEPELTLRESLTSQRDGRWTRMLPLLGSFVGSDCAAAILAAGMHRTRRLSLLVDAGTNGEVVLGSRERMLVTSTAAGPAFEGATLECGSLAQAGAVKAARFSRGRFKLDVIGGGEPKSICGSGVLDAVAEAVRVGKVDPSGRIAGHDRLELKQGHKPIYLTQADLREMQLAKGAIAAAIRVLLAEWGAAASDIERVHVTGKFGAAMNPGAAVRIGLLPRTPLDRIRQHGNLALLGAVRATLDTSLFTEAERFAAKCREVVLSSHPQFEQIFVESMGLESWN; encoded by the coding sequence GTGGAGGTCGGCTTGAGGGTGACGATCGCGCCGCATGGCGGACAGAACCTGCGTGAACTTCTCCTCGGCGCCGGTGTGCGGCTTCCTTCGGACTGTGGGGGCGCGGGCACCTGTGGCAAGTGCAGAGCCCAGGTTCTAGATGTCGGAGGCTGGAGCAGCGTTCTTGCCTGTCAGTATGCGCCGGCTTTGCCCGTCTCGGTGAAGGTAGCGAGAGACGTACCGGTCGTACGGGGCAGAGGTGTCAGGCGCACCGGAAACTCGGCAAGTCTCCGCCTTGCCGTTGACATCGGCACTACGACGATCTCGCTCGCCGCAGTCGACGTGGAGCGGCGCCGGATCGCGGCCCGTCGTGAGGAGCTGAACCCGCAGATTGTCTTTGGCGCGGATGTGATGAGCCGGATCGCCGCCGGCGCAAAGCTCAGCCGGACTCCGCTGACGCCGGTGCTGCACAGGTTCATCGACGATGCGGGAATCCCGCGGGAGCGCCCGATCATCGCGGTGGGCAATACCGCGATGGCTCACTTCCTGATGGGCAAGAGCGCGGCGACGCTGGGTGAGTTCCCCTATGAGCCGGAGCTGACGCTGCGCGAGTCCCTCACGAGCCAGCGGGACGGCCGTTGGACGAGGATGCTGCCGCTGCTCGGCAGCTTCGTCGGCTCGGACTGCGCTGCGGCGATCCTGGCCGCCGGCATGCATCGGACCAGGCGTCTGTCGCTGCTGGTTGACGCCGGGACCAACGGCGAGGTGGTACTGGGTAGCCGGGAGCGGATGCTCGTGACCTCGACCGCAGCCGGCCCGGCATTCGAGGGCGCGACCCTGGAGTGCGGTAGCCTGGCACAGGCCGGTGCGGTGAAGGCGGCGCGGTTCAGCCGCGGCAGATTCAAACTGGACGTCATCGGCGGCGGAGAGCCGAAGAGCATCTGCGGTTCGGGCGTACTCGACGCCGTGGCCGAAGCGGTCCGGGTCGGCAAGGTGGATCCTTCCGGCAGGATTGCCGGCCACGACCGTCTGGAACTGAAGCAGGGACACAAGCCTATCTACCTCACCCAGGCCGACCTGCGTGAGATGCAGCTTGCCAAGGGCGCGATTGCCGCAGCCATCAGAGTGCTGCTGGCTGAGTGGGGTGCGGCCGCCTCGGATATCGAACGTGTGCACGTGACGGGGAAGTTCGGCGCCGCGATGAACCCCGGCGCGGCCGTGAGAATCGGATTGCTGCCGCGGACACCGCTTGACCGCATTCGCCAGCACGGCAACTTGGCTTTGCTCGGGGCTGTCCGGGCCACACTGGACACCAGTCTGTTCACGGAAGCGGAACGGTTCGCCGCCAAGTGCCGCGAAGTGGTGCTGAGCAGTCACCCGCAGTTCGAGCAGATATTCGTCGAATCGATGGGGCTCGAATCATGGAACTGA
- a CDS encoding 2-hydroxyacyl-CoA dehydratase, which yields MELIPRATLEQIRQERIEEISAARKAGVKVVGYFCIYAPVELVQAAGAIPVRLMRGGQAAEEAGEQYLRADACSFCNACMGNFGRDRLYQQVDAVLSVNTCDMMRRLPESIEKHFGIPVFQLYLPRTSEPLPHRVAEFRRQLELLTGKMETLTGTAIVTDRLESEIAAFNRMRGMLRQASDTRRMNGPLLSGSTMLDLAATAWLLGPVKAVSLVEEVLRMVAARPRPEGRRPRLMLGGSMLTEDDRWLLDLVEERADIVTDILCTGTRWFSEDVPADGAPINRIARFYFSRPCMHRRPNSATYEYAQKLAREFRVVGLVYKTLLYCDPWSFEVRRLQEALGLPMLHLDTDYSTENREQMRTRVEAFLETL from the coding sequence ATGGAACTGATACCGCGCGCGACCCTCGAACAGATACGGCAGGAGAGGATAGAGGAGATATCCGCCGCCCGGAAAGCAGGCGTGAAGGTTGTCGGCTACTTCTGCATCTACGCGCCGGTGGAACTGGTTCAGGCGGCCGGTGCCATTCCAGTCCGCTTGATGCGTGGGGGGCAAGCGGCCGAGGAGGCGGGAGAGCAGTACCTGCGGGCCGACGCCTGTTCATTCTGCAATGCGTGCATGGGCAACTTCGGTCGCGACCGGTTGTACCAGCAGGTGGACGCCGTGCTCAGCGTAAACACGTGCGACATGATGCGCCGGCTGCCGGAGTCGATTGAAAAGCACTTCGGCATCCCGGTGTTCCAGCTCTACCTGCCGCGAACGTCCGAGCCTCTGCCGCATCGGGTAGCGGAGTTCAGGCGGCAATTGGAGTTGCTGACCGGGAAGATGGAAACCCTGACCGGCACCGCCATCGTCACAGATCGGCTGGAATCCGAGATTGCCGCGTTCAACCGGATGCGGGGAATGCTGCGGCAGGCAAGCGACACGCGACGGATGAACGGGCCGTTGCTCTCCGGCAGCACGATGCTCGACCTTGCGGCGACTGCGTGGCTGCTGGGCCCGGTCAAGGCGGTCTCGCTTGTCGAGGAGGTGCTGCGGATGGTAGCCGCTCGGCCGCGACCGGAAGGACGACGGCCGCGACTTATGCTCGGCGGCAGCATGTTGACCGAGGATGACCGATGGCTGCTGGACCTCGTCGAAGAGAGGGCGGACATCGTGACCGACATACTCTGCACGGGGACGCGCTGGTTCTCGGAGGACGTGCCTGCAGACGGTGCGCCGATAAACCGGATCGCCCGCTTCTACTTCAGCCGGCCCTGCATGCATCGCCGACCGAACTCGGCCACGTACGAGTACGCGCAGAAGCTCGCCCGCGAGTTCCGGGTAGTGGGGCTTGTGTACAAGACCTTGCTCTACTGCGACCCATGGAGTTTCGAGGTCAGGCGACTGCAGGAGGCGCTCGGTCTGCCCATGCTGCATCTTGACACTGACTACTCGACCGAGAACCGGGAGCAGATGCGCACCCGGGTCGAGGCGTTCCTGGAGACGCTTTAG